ATTGCCTCCATACCATGCACGGTGCACCTTGTGCGAACTTTAAAGAGTTTAATTTTCAAGCCACAAaagattttgtattttgcCTGAAGCCATTTGATGGCTGATTCAAGTAAAATGGATTTATATGTTATTTGTCCACCAAAATGTAGTTAGTGAAGCAAAATGATCAATCATATTATAAGCATATGCGATGTGTATTTTCTCATTAAGTAATAAGTACATGTATAATTTGatggagaaagagagagaatattagcAATATCCTCATTTTTTCAGAAGTCAGCCCACGTGTGAAACTATGAactccaaaattcaaatttggcGTCAAACTACACTTTCTACTCCTTTTTAGgtgcaaataaaaacatgGTTCCTGCtccaacaatttttatttctagaaTAACAAcgaattatttttacaaaatctATATGTGAGACTTAATGGACCATATCTGAATAATGGTGTCTTGGGCTTGGATGTGTTCAGCCCAATGACTTATAATTTCTGGGCCCAAAGACTTGAGGCCCGGTTGGTCGATGCCTTACTCTCGAGAGTGGCTGGATTGCTGCCACGTTGCAACTCCACGCGGATCGCCCCTCCTAGCCGTTGGATATTGAGTGTGTTTGTTTTGTGAGTAATATCTGATGAGTCTCTTCGACTCTCTCATTCATTCGAGACtacacactctctctctctctgccgATTTTCTAGGGTTTCCTTTCTTCGTTTGAGATCTTCTCTTCGAGTGTTTCTCTGAGTCTTTCAGAGTGTTTCAACCGGTGAAATCACTAGCAGAGGTTACCTCTTCGGTGGCCTTGCGAAGTCCAACGCTAGATCTAACTTGTTTGTTGGATCTGCTAAGTTGGAGGCGATTTCATTGGGTTCTTGTGAGGATCTGTGAGTTCGCGAGTATTAGAGAGGTTCTCTTGGTGTAGAGGGGGTTGTGCGTGTTGAGACGGCAACGTTGGTAGCAATCAGTGAGGTCTTGGTAGATCTCTGATTCAGACGGTTTCACTACGCTCCTTTGGATGAATCAGTGTGATTGAGGAGGTCCTTGCCCCAGAGCATAGTCACATTGTGACCTGAGCCATATCCGCATATCTCTGATTTCTTGTCTCTTATTCTGATTTGATCTAGACTCCTTGAGTCTTGCGTTTGTTAACTGATCTATCTACTTGAGTGTGCAGGTACTAATTGGGCAATGACTTGGATTCAAGATTGGTTGAAATCTTGGAAGTGTTAGGGCCTCAATTAGGGTTTGATACCTGTAATTGTTAGATATCTCAGTGGGTTAGATTACTTGTAATCTTGTATCACCATTTGTACTTGGCTTGTAATTtctgagattagccatctcagagatcaatcaataaaagagGTCCCGATAATTAGCGAATCCCGAgtgatctgatccctacactatacatttcaaataaagtttgaatttggaaataattaatacagtATGGTGGAATAAATTGTTACTAGTATGGATCAATCTTTGCATTATCAATGGAGAAACTAAATGTAACTTGAGAATATAGTAGCAATTGGGCCTACAGCATTTTTGGGAAAGCCCAATATCATTACTATTATAGACTAAATCCAGCcaactatataaattaaaagtcgaaaacctaaatttaaaaattattccaATTCCGTAATTTTCTTCCGTCGTCTCTCCCAATTTCTCCCTCTGTAATCCCTTCTTCTCAAATTTTCCGACGAAACTCGCCGACCTACAATCACTACCGACGCCTCCGCTCCCGTTTCCACCCCTTTCGCTCGTTCGGtataattaaatcacaatttcTCCCGTTTCCACCCCAGCTGCCTTGGTGGAGTTGTGAAGCCCTAATTCTATCTGTTCATCAGGTAAACTTCTTCTTCGCTTATTTTGCATCTTCTTCTTTAGCGACGCTTCTTATTTGTAATGAGGTTTCTCTGAATTCGAGCTCATGAATAAATTTGCGAGGTATTGAAATTCGAAGCTGACTTGATTGGAACTTTATTGATGTATTCTGTTGGAAACTTTGTGATATATACTGAATTCAGGGGGTTTTCCATCCTTAGATGGTAGAAGTGAGTGATAAAGAAAGGGATTTTGATGTATTTTCTGGATTTCTCTACTTTGTCCATCTGATTCCTGGAGAGATAAACCTATTTCGAGATGAAAACGCTTCAATCAGTCaatgatagtagtatatgattGTAATTATGCTCTCTCTGTTTTCTAAACTGAATTTAAAATGTGCTCTGTCTGCTGGAATAGATTGAATGgtgtgtattttaaaattcagttGGAGATTTTAATGAGGAAAACGGAAATACTACTAAGAAATATGTCTAGTCCAAACCCTGTCATTTAGTTTAGTCACTAGGAAATCTGTTCATGTTGAATAATCTTCCAGTACTAAATGGCTAGCCTTTAATATCTTATTCTTTTCCAGTGTCATGGAGCACGGTTCATATCAGGATCAATCGCAAGCAACATTCACATTGACAGATGAGGACCATACTCTAGCAAACTCAATTAGATATATTCTTAATCAAGAGTAAGTTCTACAACTCTTATGTCTCGAATGAGTGAAGGGTGATATGGTGTATGCATTCTTCATGCTGGCATAATcagtcattttttaaataaaatgatcatgTTTGATTGGCctttatttttccttattCAATATCGGGTCAGAGCACTCTAACGAGCAATAAATGTCCTTGCAGCCCCAGAGTATCATTTGTCGGTTACAGCATACCACACCCTTCTGATGCTCGGGTGAACATAAGAGTGCAAACTACTGGTAAAGCTTGCTAACCTTTCTTTTTGGTGATATAAAGCACCCTTGCTTAATAATGCTAGCTAGAATTCACAAGTAATTGCATGCTTGAATAGTTCAAATAGATGCTTATAATGGTATAAAAATTCTCCCTTtctatgttcaaattgttagGAAACTGCCACTCATCTATCCAAtaaagcatttttttttgttccttTGTGTGTGAATATTCATATTTCTGCACAATGGCTGTGTAGGTGACCCAGCACGCGAGGTGTTGAAAGATTCGTGTGAGGATCTAATGCTTCTATGCAAGCATGTTACGAACACCTTTGATCAGGCTGTTGCGGAGTTCAAGAGTAGGCCAAAAAAGCCAGTCACAGAATCCATGGATACTTCACCTTAATACATAGAGTGATCTTTTAAGCAGATTTTTCTGtcttttatttatgttgttTTCAGTTGCTACCTTTTGTGATTATTTCCAACTCTTCAATTTAGGAGGAGGTCATTTTCGGCAAACAGATTTTAATTGATCCAGTATTTTAGAACCATTGCAAAGTTGCATTCGATTATTTTGTGGTTGAAGTTGTAgtaacaaataacaaaatcattatttgagtaatatttgttttttaatttatattcttatctTTCCTCTATtgtctttttttatatgaaaatgaattttctctgtctttcttttttatataacctcttcaaaaaaacaaaaaattgatgctttttcttttgtaatattcaaaaaatatcatgTTTACAAAGAGATATACACACCCACAGCCATATGATTTCGCGTATCTGATAAAAAAAGGTTAAATAGGTGGACAAAAATATAAGCTCATACAGTCATAGGGGTGTGATCAAGGTTAAATAGATGGTCAAAAATATACACTCCTATAGTCATAGGGGTGTGATCAATgactaactttcttaagttgctaacttgctaactcatcaacgcattgtattaaaaatgtcaacattatgatatgaaaatgtcaacacataattttgttgaacttcaatataataggtttgatattatgtgttgagggggagtgatcaattgctaactcatcatttaattgctaactacaactaatttaaggctataggattttagaaaacgtgtggtctacaatttgccacgtgtaatttttgtttttattaataaaatcaaaaaagataaaaaaacgccaaattagtGCGTTTTATTGAAAACgctcaatatagtgtttcgaaaatatcaaaacaatgctttgagaatgtcaacacgatgctttaagaatgttaacccattgcttatattgacattctatatgtattatattgacatattatatatagaatGTTGACATTTATCGCTTTACCGAAAAAATCGgcaaaatttttgatttttttttcaaattttgacggccggaacatatgcatatatgatatcgttggaatccttataaaattatctttaatttgatatatgttatatgaatttaaagttttggNNNNNNNNNNNNNNNNNNNNNNNNNNNNNNNNNNNNNNNNNNNNNNNNNNNNNNNNNNNNNNNNNNNNNNNNNNNNNNNNNNNNNNNNNNNNNNNNNNNNTCGTCAGGTTCGGGAGCAGATAATAATGCTTGAACAGAAAGAAGTGCTGTTTTCAAAGTCAGCGCTGGGCTCCATTGGTCTTTCAGGATATCAAGGCATATGGCACCACTTTGACTGCTAATATTTGGGTGCCTTTGTTGTAAACAAAGCCATTAAAGAAGTGAAAACATAAGTAACTACGCAAAGCATGATATCAAAACCTAAAATGCTACTGATAAacaatggaaaatgaaattggcAGCCGCACAAAAACTATTTGcaagaaaatttatatatcaGATCCAACTCGTTAAAAGTCAGCCTTGAGTTAGTTATGAGACAAGTGTGAAGTTTCCGCAGCAAATAGAATTTggtttataatgaaatgtgatttGCATGCACTCTGGGGGGCCACATATAGTGACGGTAACGtgttcaatttaaaataagttcaatcctcattttaaaaaattgagacgCAACTCACTGAACCCAGACTCAAAATTGTGAAGATTTTGGGAACCCACTAAACATCAATCAGCTGAATTAGATTTCTCAATTCAAAATTGCAAAACagaaccaaaaatatattttccacaaaACATTACTCATAATAGTCTTGTGGATCAGATTTTCTAATACAGTCATTTTATGTATCTCCTAAAACACATGCCAAGACAAGCACAATATCTAAAGATAGTCTAGAAACTAAGAGCTGagaaacaactaaaaaataactcatTTAAATAAGCATAATTCCCAcataatacaaaatttaattagataataGAGTGTCTAAATTGACACTCTCAGTTGTTTCTATTATGAGGGAATCACAATCACAGACTACCCTCACCATGAATGTAGTAGAAACAGACAAAGTACGTACTTGAGTCTTTTTTATAGCCTTCATTCATttcatactagtattttatcatcaagaaataaatgtacatatctaatttataattttacatttgcTTATCTAATCCTACGTCAGCCTAACAGTTGTTTTTTTCCCTATGCCAAGGCACTACAAagcaatttataatttcacaTTTGCTCATCATAGTTCAGCTTGAGGTCTAAGTATCTCTAATTTATGTTTGAGCCTAGAAAGTacatatacaaaattacaaactgAATTAGCCATGGTGAATATTGAATTTAAGGAAATCGAACTGGCAAATAAGATGGAAAACAATCCATACACAAGATGGGAGTCCTGCCCACaccatattttgaaaactACCCATATGTTCCCAGTAGGTTTTTTTAGCTCCTAAATATGCTATCATTCATTACATTACATATCCTTGAAAGTTTAAGAAATCATTTGCTACCAGAAAGTTGAACTGGAAAGATCCAATAAGCATAACCTCAACCTATTCCATTAAAATGTGTATCCCCCTCAACAAGTTCAATGAAAGAAAACCTAGTAACTGAATGCATCATATCGTTTCACTTTCATAGAGACGTGATATTGTTATATGCATGGGTAGACCAGTACAGGTGGAAGATTCAGATGATCGTTCAAATTCAGTCGTTCCGTAACAAGTAAAACAGCAGTTCAGACTACATACTTTTACATGCAAACATTAGGGGTAGAAAGAGCACAAAATATAGGTTTCACCATACCACACTTTAGTTACAAACCGCATTTTGGGAGGCTCAAAAGGGTAACCATCTGCAAAGAGGAggaaaaagaatgaaattgCAAATATTTGGTAATAAACTTAAGATCAAGAGTTACATTTCATGAAAACTTAAGAATGCAAAGAAGTTCCCTATTTCAAAGTTTCCAGCTATCATGAAGGATAGTATGTAACATACACCTAGGAAGTAGGAATAAGAAGATAGTATGTGTCACACTCTTGAAACTCAAGAGTTGATTCCAAAGATAATCAAACAATAGTAccatcttttatttaatacgGAGTATTTCTCATTAATGTGAAATCTTCAAAGCATCAACCAGCCATTTAGAGACTCAGATTAAAGCTTTGAACAAGATACCTGTTCAAAGATTAAGATTTATGCATAATTATGCCAATCATGAATCAGAGTATAAGTCCATGAATTAGTCAACATTAAGCTACTTATCATGTGGACTAGGTAAAATAGAAATACTATGGCTGATCTATCCAGTTGTAGTTTGACATGAATCGTACACTGCTTTGCAGAGGAATCAATTAAACTTCCTGTTAGTTGtttgtttataaaatcaaaattcggATCAACAAAGCTACTGTTGAAAGGTGAGCCATTTTTGCAAGAAAAACTAGTAATAGCTCTAATAGCTGTTAACTAGAATACGAGAAACGAGGAAGAGTGCTGGTCAGATGACAACTCGGTCGCATCCAACCCAAGTAATAAATACACATTGATACAGAATGAAGTTGCAAGGGACCAAAAAGAAGCAAGAAGGAATATTTCTTGCTTATATATGCACTCCAAGGGAGGGGAAAGTCACATTAGTATGTTTCATGATAGCAGGAAATCTCAACGGTCCAAGAGTTTTCCTGAAAACTTAAAACAGTTTATGGTTCGGAACGAAAGCGCAGTCCAAAGGGGTTGGACACAAAgtaaaacaaaccaaaatagtCATCTGTAGTATTGTAAAAGAGTAAAGAAGGGCATCCCATCATTGGCTTCAAAATGACTTTAAAACAATTTCAACTAATTCACAGAATGTAGCAACTGCAATGGATTTCACCATGATCATAAACCAATTCCTAAATGAAGGAAAATTCTTGCATCACTTCATGTATTGAAAAACAATGAGGGGGCATTATGCAAATAGAATCAATTTAATGCATGCAACCATAGCGGGAACAATAGGTAATATGgacaaaacacaaaataatataatcacAGCACATGTTGATGTActtgatttaataaaaaacagaAACGTGATACAACATGAGCAAACACTTACCGATGTCAAAAACATAACAGCAATAAAGCAATTCAACAATTCGTTCCTAAATTCGATACACTCTAACAAAGGGTAGTGCAATATTACCAGGCAGAGTAATGTCTATCTTGAAGGTGCCGCCTTCATAAGGTGTAGCAACAGGACCAGTGATTGTACCAAGCAGGTGGGAGAGATTAGTGTCACCCTTAGGGCTGACCTTTATCCCACAAACCTCAAAGTCTTTATTGCATTCCTGCAATTCCTTCTGAACCCTACCGAAATCTACCATTTTCCGTAAAAAAAATTCcccaaatcaaaatgaaaaatgagaaattgagGCCCTAGAGAGGTGTTTTTGTGAAGGTTTTATGCTCCACCGCGGCTTCTATTAATATCCGCGGTTTTGGTTTATGTGCCTCTTTTTTagttaattgaattattatattcTTGATTATAGAGTACAATCCTTGTTTGAATATTCACAATATAAGAATCAAATGTTCCGATTTCTGTGtagtaatttaaatcaaaCCTTATGCTATCATTtgattacaaaaaaattaatccatCGTAGGAGTATTCATTATTGGCATGTACTTGACATTTGACAAAGTTATGGAGAAAATATTCGACGCAATGGCTAATATTGGTTTGGTTAGATTTAGCTTTAGAGgttactaactttttcttttttcatcgtatttaagaatataaaattaaagtacaaaTAAACATGGtcaaatcatcaaataatGAATTGTCATACAAATACCTCTAGCAGCAAGAAAACATCattcaaatttgtaattatgAATTGAACCCATAAGGATACAATTTGgttgtaaaatttttaaatccaTGCACTTTGAGCTAAAGTAATGTTAAAACAGAAATCTTATACGACAATTGCTCTTAACACGATGATGAAACACAATTTACGTAGTaccacactttttttttcatccatgATTAGGTTAAAGGTTTGAGTTACTACGGGTTAAATGGactaatggagtattattattcaTCCTctttaaatgagaaaatgatactcctactattttttcaattgtttctaAAGATATCAACACATGCAACCAAATTAAACCATGGTTTAATTATATCCAATTAAGGATCATATTAAGTTATACTATCCCTTTCT
The nucleotide sequence above comes from Salvia hispanica cultivar TCC Black 2014 chromosome 5, UniMelb_Shisp_WGS_1.0, whole genome shotgun sequence. Encoded proteins:
- the LOC125188925 gene encoding DNA-directed RNA polymerases I and III subunit RPAC2, which produces MEHGSYQDQSQATFTLTDEDHTLANSIRYILNQDPRVSFVGYSIPHPSDARVNIRVQTTGDPAREVLKDSCEDLMLLCKHVTNTFDQAVAEFKSRPKKPVTESMDTSP
- the LOC125189317 gene encoding ubiquitin-conjugating enzyme E2 27-like — encoded protein: MVDFGRVQKELQECNKDFEVCGIKVSPKGDTNLSHLLGTITGPVATPYEGGTFKIDITLPDGYPFEPPKMRFVTKVWHPNISSQSGAICLDILKDQWSPALTLKTALLSVQALLSAPEPD